TGCACCAGATGAACCTGCGACGTGCCAAAGCTCTGCATGAGCCGCAGCATGTCCAGAAACCTGGTTCTCGGTTCGTTCAGGCCGACCTTCACGGCCGCGCTCCGCAGCATGTTCATACCCTCCGCGAAAAAAGTCCCACTGCTTGTGCCTTATCGCGTCCGGCAACGCAAACCGGTAAAAAGCGTGAAGCCTCCGTCCCGGCGGGCGAAGGCCTCCTGCTTTGCTGGATCGAACCAATGAAATGCATCTTTGCTGCGACGGTCCTCAGCCCGCAACTTCCCGCTTCCGGCGCGATTCAAGAAAAAGCACGGCGAGCAGCGGCAGCATGGAGCCGAACACGGCCAGCACGCCGATGACAAATGCCTTGGATCTCCAATCGAAGGATATGAGCACCATGGCCAGGGCTCCGCAGATGAAAAACGCGAAAGTCAGCAACGCCGAGGCGGCGCCCACGTCTTTATCCACCTGCTCGAGCACCATGTTGTTGCTTATGGGGCGGCTCAGACCCACGAAAAAAGAAATCACCCCCATAGGTAACATGAACAGTACCGGCGTTGCGCCCGCCGTCCACACCATGCCGATCCCGCCGGCCAACATGCCGGCCAGAGCGAATACGAGGATGGAAAACGAGGAATACCCCACGCACAGACGTGAACAGAGCAGCGATCCGGCCATCATGCACAGGGCGTTGAAGCCGAAATACAGCCCGTAGGTCTGCTCGCTCATGCCGAAACCCACAATGTAAATGTTCGAGGACGCAGCGATGAAAGCGAAGAAGCAGGCGGGCATGATGCAGAACGCCAGGGTGTATGACAGATAGTCGCGGTTGCCGAGCAGCACCTTGTAGCGCCGCAGTACGGAAAGAACGCCGCCGCGTGTGCGCTCGAACACAGGCTCTTTGAGCCGGAGCGAGCCGTACAACCCGGCCAGGGCAAGCACGCCCTGGCTGACGAATATCCAACGCCAGGACATATACTTGAGCATGATTCCGCCGAGCATGGGGGCCACCATGGGGCACAGCGGAAGAATGACGCCGATGTAGGCCAGCACTTTCTGCCGTTCCTTGCCCTCGTACAAATCCTTTGCCAGAGCCAGGGACAAAGCCGATGCCGCGGCGGCGCCGGTAGCCTGGACCATGCGCGCCAGCACGAGAGTCGTTATGGAGTTGGCGCATGCGCACAGCAGACAACCCGCAATGAACAGCAGAATACCCCAGCCAAGCACGGGCTTGCGGCCGAAGCGGTCCGAAAGCGGCCCGTGCACCAGGAGCAGCAGACTGAATGTGGCGAAGTATATGACCAGGGACAGGTTGGCCTCGGGCAGCGAAATGTTCCAGATTTTCTGCAACGTGGGTATGGCCGGCAGATACATATCCGTGGACAACGCGGGAAACGCCGCCAGAAGCGTCAACAACAGAAGATTGGGCATGACTTTTCTACTCGGGTAATTCACCGGCGTACAAAGAAATCAACGCCAGAGCGACAAGCTCTGACGCAGCGATTTCCCGGCAGCCGACAAAGGATAGCGTGAAACGGAACGACCGGAACAGCGGCTGATGCGACCGAATGTTCACTTTCCGGACAACGAGTGTGAGCCTTACCATATCAGCGCGCAAAAGCCACGCCCGAAATGACTCGGCAGAAAAAATTCCTGGAACGCTAAACCGGAAGAGTTCCTCCGTCCGCAGCCCTCTCGGATGGAGCCCGGAAAAAGCCGGCTTCGGCAGTGCGGCCTTTTCCGGGCGTGCTTGCTATGTGGCTTCAGCCAGCGCCGCCTTCACGCGCGCGGGCGTCATGGGCAGTTGCAGCACCCGCGCGCCGCAGGAGTCGAATATGGCGTTGGCGATGGCTCCGCCCATGGTGATGATGGCCGGCTCGCCGCCACCCTGGGGCGGGTCCTCCAGCGCTTCGACGATCACGGTCTCGATCTCGGGCACCCATGAGAACCGCGGCAGCTCGTAGGTATCAAAATTCCGGTCCAGCACCTCCCCGCCCGAAAAATGGACCTCTTCGGTCAAGGCGTAGCCGAGCCCCATGGTGATGCACCCTTCCATCTGGATGATCGCTCCCTCGGGATTGACGCACAGCCCCATGTCCTGTGCGCAGACAATGCGCTTCACCGTCACGCCGCCGGTGTCCTCGTCCAGCTCCAACTCTGCGATGGTCGCCACGTATGTGCCGGCATCCGTGCCGCAGGCAATGCCTCTGCCCTGCCTGCTGGGCGCAGGCGCGCTCTTCCAGCCGAATTTGTCGGCCGCGGCGTGGAGCACGCGTTTCATCTTCTCGTCTTTCAGGTTGCGCAGTCGGAACTCCAATGGATCGACGCCAACCTGCGCGGCCATGATGTCCATCTGCGATTCGCGGGCAAAGGTGTTCGTATTGTTGGCCGGCGCGCGCCATGCGCCCACAGCGAATGGGTGCACGCCGTAGGGAACACCCCAGAGACCGCCGTACATGGTGGTGGCGTGGTGCGGGATGTCATAGAAATGCGGAGCCCCGCGGTCCCCGGCGAAATACACGCCGTAATCCCAGTAAGCCAGCCGTCCTTCCTCTGTCGCTCCCGAGCGAACCGTGACCACAGCGGCCGGCCGAAAAGAATCGTGGAAGAACTCGTCGCTGCGGCTCCAGGCCACCTGCACGGGCGCACTGGCAATCTTTGCCAGACGGGCCGCTTCCACCACCTGCAGGTTCCGCGTCTTGCCGCCGAACCCGCCGCCCAGAAACGGCGAAATGATATGAACGTTTTCAGACGGCATGCCGAGCGCCTGGGCCACCTCCTCCTGCGCGCGGAACGGCGTTTGCGATGAAGGCCACACGGTGACGCGGTCTCCCTCTATCTGTACCGTGGCCGTATGCGGCTCGATGGGCGCATGGGCCACAT
This DNA window, taken from Oceanidesulfovibrio indonesiensis, encodes the following:
- a CDS encoding multidrug effflux MFS transporter, whose translation is MPNLLLLTLLAAFPALSTDMYLPAIPTLQKIWNISLPEANLSLVIYFATFSLLLLVHGPLSDRFGRKPVLGWGILLFIAGCLLCACANSITTLVLARMVQATGAAAASALSLALAKDLYEGKERQKVLAYIGVILPLCPMVAPMLGGIMLKYMSWRWIFVSQGVLALAGLYGSLRLKEPVFERTRGGVLSVLRRYKVLLGNRDYLSYTLAFCIMPACFFAFIAASSNIYIVGFGMSEQTYGLYFGFNALCMMAGSLLCSRLCVGYSSFSILVFALAGMLAGGIGMVWTAGATPVLFMLPMGVISFFVGLSRPISNNMVLEQVDKDVGAASALLTFAFFICGALAMVLISFDWRSKAFVIGVLAVFGSMLPLLAVLFLESRRKREVAG
- a CDS encoding xanthine dehydrogenase family protein molybdopterin-binding subunit, which gives rise to MSSNRESRRNDSGCTLGRRDFLKLAGAGIFVFFTVGDLPFGPAEADARELPSDFNAFLKIGEDGRVSCYTGKIEMGQGIVTSLAMMLADELDVALESVDMVMGDTELCPWDRGTFGSLSTRAFGPHLRMAAAEARAVLLELAAERLGVPAAELATADGAVFRKDKPGNRVGYAELTRGRRIERTAPSGVSVKESSAFKIMHTPKLRRDSYEKVTGKAQYAGDIQLPGMLYASILRPPAHGAKLLSVDSTEAEAVDGVRVVRDGDLVAVLHARPDVAEAALRTVKAEYERRDMDVDHETIFDHLVQVAPAGDTLEQGGDLAVGEEAAAHHAETTYLDGYVAHAPIEPHTATVQIEGDRVTVWPSSQTPFRAQEEVAQALGMPSENVHIISPFLGGGFGGKTRNLQVVEAARLAKIASAPVQVAWSRSDEFFHDSFRPAAVVTVRSGATEEGRLAYWDYGVYFAGDRGAPHFYDIPHHATTMYGGLWGVPYGVHPFAVGAWRAPANNTNTFARESQMDIMAAQVGVDPLEFRLRNLKDEKMKRVLHAAADKFGWKSAPAPSRQGRGIACGTDAGTYVATIAELELDEDTGGVTVKRIVCAQDMGLCVNPEGAIIQMEGCITMGLGYALTEEVHFSGGEVLDRNFDTYELPRFSWVPEIETVIVEALEDPPQGGGEPAIITMGGAIANAIFDSCGARVLQLPMTPARVKAALAEAT